One window from the genome of Paraconexibacter algicola encodes:
- a CDS encoding YidC/Oxa1 family membrane protein insertase — MTFVLANIFQPLIDVFEQVLLFFHDTIGFGWGFSIVFLTIVVRALLLPLTIKQFKSMRALQVLAPEIKKLQNKYKDDKQRLNQEMMKFYQENKVNPFGSCLPVVAQLPVFLSLFYMLQKDLRQDICGQTAKACGDLATAAWTTGTPGDEKFLFIPDITDKATGGVLIALIVMYVGSQLVSSLLMSVTADRNQRLIMIALPFVFVIFILNFPAGLIVYWITTNVWTIGQQAIVRRTLGPPPDTRAAMAEANAVQPVAAGGTSVAGAAPPPPPRKKKKKTGRRK; from the coding sequence ATGACCTTCGTCCTGGCCAACATCTTCCAGCCGCTGATCGACGTGTTCGAACAGGTCCTCCTGTTCTTCCACGACACGATCGGCTTCGGCTGGGGGTTCTCGATCGTCTTCCTGACGATCGTCGTCCGAGCGCTGCTGCTGCCGCTCACCATCAAGCAGTTCAAGTCGATGCGGGCGCTGCAGGTGCTGGCGCCCGAGATCAAGAAGCTGCAGAACAAGTACAAGGACGACAAGCAGCGTCTGAACCAGGAGATGATGAAGTTCTACCAGGAGAACAAGGTCAATCCTTTCGGCTCCTGCCTCCCGGTCGTCGCCCAGCTGCCGGTCTTCCTCTCGCTCTTCTACATGCTGCAGAAGGACCTGCGGCAGGACATCTGCGGCCAGACCGCCAAGGCTTGTGGTGACCTCGCCACGGCCGCCTGGACGACCGGCACGCCCGGAGACGAGAAGTTCCTCTTCATCCCGGACATCACCGACAAGGCGACGGGCGGCGTGCTCATCGCGCTGATCGTCATGTACGTCGGCTCGCAGCTCGTCTCGAGCCTCCTGATGTCGGTGACCGCGGACCGCAACCAGCGCCTGATCATGATCGCGCTGCCGTTCGTGTTCGTGATCTTCATCCTGAACTTCCCGGCCGGCCTGATCGTCTACTGGATCACCACGAACGTCTGGACGATCGGCCAGCAGGCGATCGTGCGCCGCACGCTCGGACCGCCGCCGGACACCCGTGCCGCGATGGCCGAGGCGAACGCCGTCCAGCCCGTCGCGGCCGGCGGCACATCGGTTGCCGGCGCGGCCCCGCCGCCGCCGCCGCGCAAGAAGAAGAAGAAGACGGGACGCCGCAAGTGA
- a CDS encoding protein jag, whose product MTDRTLPGADEQDALLDLLEEVADALDLDAEIEVAVDADGETLVGTLHGEDLGLFIGRHGQTIDAVQHLAVRTLAALKDQPRRVVVDAEGYRARRQEALERQADEAAAEALEHERPVALDPMTASERKLVHNYLAERGDVETYSEGREPERHLVVAPAKS is encoded by the coding sequence GTGACCGACCGAACCCTGCCCGGCGCCGACGAGCAGGACGCGCTGCTCGACCTGCTCGAGGAGGTCGCCGACGCACTCGACCTCGACGCGGAGATCGAGGTCGCCGTGGATGCCGACGGCGAGACGCTCGTGGGCACGCTCCACGGTGAGGACCTCGGGCTGTTCATCGGCCGTCACGGCCAGACGATCGATGCGGTGCAGCACCTCGCGGTCCGCACGCTGGCGGCGCTGAAGGACCAGCCCCGGCGCGTGGTCGTCGACGCGGAGGGCTACCGCGCCCGCCGCCAGGAGGCGCTGGAGCGCCAGGCCGACGAGGCCGCGGCCGAGGCGCTGGAGCACGAGCGGCCGGTGGCCCTCGACCCGATGACCGCGAGCGAGCGCAAGCTCGTCCACAACTACCTCGCCGAGCGCGGGGACGTGGAGACCTACAGCGAGGGCCGCGAGCCCGAACGCCACCTCGTCGTGGCACCCGCCAAGAGCTGA
- the rsmG gene encoding 16S rRNA (guanine(527)-N(7))-methyltransferase RsmG: MTVALPRLEELVLVHDLPIAAAARLDLLLERFATDPQAPTTVTAPREGADVHVADSLVALEVPVVREARRIADLGAGAGVPGLVLALALPEATVSLVESVGKKCDFMARTAEAMGLTNATPVARRAEDWPDGIGVHDLVTARALAPLTALVEYAAPLLQEGGHLCAWKGQRDPGEEADGAAAAEATGMALVEVRAVRPWPGVEARHLHVFCKISPTPPRFPRRPGMARKRPIVATS, encoded by the coding sequence GTGACCGTCGCGCTGCCCCGCCTCGAAGAGCTCGTCCTCGTCCACGACCTGCCTATCGCGGCAGCCGCCCGGCTCGACCTCCTGCTGGAGCGGTTCGCCACCGATCCCCAGGCGCCGACGACCGTCACGGCCCCGCGGGAGGGAGCCGACGTCCACGTTGCCGACAGCCTGGTGGCGCTGGAGGTGCCGGTGGTCCGGGAGGCCCGCCGCATCGCGGACCTCGGCGCCGGTGCCGGCGTCCCCGGGCTGGTGCTGGCCCTCGCGCTGCCGGAGGCGACCGTCAGCCTCGTCGAGAGCGTCGGGAAGAAGTGCGACTTCATGGCCCGGACCGCAGAGGCGATGGGTCTCACGAACGCCACGCCCGTCGCCCGTCGGGCGGAGGACTGGCCCGACGGCATCGGGGTCCACGACCTCGTCACGGCGCGCGCGCTCGCGCCGCTCACCGCGCTCGTCGAGTACGCCGCGCCGCTGCTCCAGGAGGGAGGGCACCTGTGTGCCTGGAAGGGCCAGCGCGATCCCGGGGAGGAGGCGGATGGGGCGGCCGCGGCCGAGGCGACCGGGATGGCGCTCGTGGAGGTCCGGGCGGTCCGGCCGTGGCCGGGGGTCGAGGCCCGGCATCTCCACGTGTTCTGCAAGATCTCGCCCACGCCGCCGCGATTCCCGCGGCGCCCCGGCATGGCGCGCAAGCGGCCGATCGTGGCGACTTCCTGA
- a CDS encoding ParA family protein, translating into MGTVYAIANQKGGVGKTTTAVNVSACIAEAGYETLLVDIDPQANATVGLGVAKDLEPNVYDVLAGDAPAHEAIVPSAIERLHVLPASPDLAGATMELPRQAGSEGNLRDALAPIKDRFAYIVLDCPPSLGPLTVNALVAADRVIVPVQTEYYALEGLAGLLETLQLVQQQLNPRLTIAGMLLTMHDGRTRLSRDVEEDVRKHFPDLVFDTVIPRNVRISESPSHGVPVTHYDPHCVGADAYFELAKEVAARG; encoded by the coding sequence ATGGGCACCGTGTACGCGATCGCCAACCAGAAGGGCGGGGTCGGCAAGACCACTACCGCCGTCAACGTCTCGGCCTGCATCGCCGAGGCCGGCTACGAGACGCTCCTCGTCGACATCGACCCGCAGGCCAACGCGACGGTCGGGCTGGGGGTCGCCAAGGACCTCGAGCCGAACGTCTACGACGTCCTCGCCGGCGACGCGCCGGCGCACGAGGCGATCGTGCCGTCCGCGATCGAGCGGCTGCACGTCCTGCCGGCGAGCCCGGACCTCGCCGGGGCCACGATGGAGCTGCCGCGCCAGGCCGGCTCCGAGGGCAACCTGCGCGACGCGCTCGCCCCGATCAAGGACCGCTTCGCCTACATCGTCCTGGACTGCCCGCCGTCGCTGGGCCCCCTGACCGTCAACGCGCTGGTCGCCGCCGACCGGGTGATCGTCCCGGTCCAGACCGAGTACTACGCGCTGGAGGGCCTGGCGGGCCTGCTCGAGACGCTGCAGCTCGTCCAGCAGCAGCTCAACCCGCGCCTGACCATCGCCGGGATGCTGCTGACGATGCACGACGGCCGCACGCGCCTCTCGCGCGATGTCGAGGAGGACGTGCGCAAGCACTTCCCCGACCTCGTCTTCGACACCGTCATCCCGCGCAACGTGCGCATCAGCGAGTCGCCGAGCCACGGGGTCCCGGTCACCCACTACGACCCGCACTGCGTCGGGGCGGACGCGTACTTCGAGCTCGCCAAGGAGGTGGCGGCCCGTGGCTGA
- a CDS encoding ParB/RepB/Spo0J family partition protein — MAEKRGMGRGLSAILSVTAEDVAGPGGAAAPEGDELRELPVGEVHPNPNQPRKRFDEEALQALADSLGERGVLQPVLVRPAPGGAKGYEIVAGERRWRAAQIAGLAAIPAIVRERDDATTLEDALVENMARQDLNPVEEARAVAGLVEELGLTREAVGKRIGRSRVAVSNLLRLLDLPEEALDLLESGALTEGHGRALLMAEDHADRRRLARAAADQGWSVRVLEEQARQAGTAGARSATRGRAAIHPDQAAAAEDIAAALGAALGADLKVKPRGTGYRVELTFDSPDEALALAERLGVSVG; from the coding sequence GTGGCTGAGAAGCGCGGCATGGGCCGTGGGCTGTCGGCGATCCTCTCGGTCACGGCCGAGGACGTCGCCGGACCGGGCGGCGCGGCGGCCCCGGAGGGCGACGAGCTGCGCGAGCTGCCGGTCGGCGAGGTCCACCCGAACCCCAACCAGCCGCGCAAGCGGTTCGACGAGGAGGCGCTCCAGGCGCTGGCCGACTCGCTCGGGGAGCGCGGCGTGCTGCAGCCGGTGCTGGTCCGGCCCGCGCCCGGCGGCGCGAAGGGCTACGAGATCGTCGCCGGTGAGCGCCGCTGGCGGGCCGCGCAGATCGCGGGCCTCGCGGCGATCCCCGCGATCGTCCGCGAGCGCGACGACGCCACGACCCTCGAGGACGCGCTCGTCGAGAACATGGCCCGGCAGGACCTCAACCCCGTCGAGGAGGCCCGCGCGGTCGCCGGTCTCGTCGAGGAGCTCGGGCTCACCCGGGAGGCCGTCGGCAAGCGCATCGGCCGCAGCCGCGTGGCCGTCTCCAACCTGCTGCGGCTGCTCGACCTTCCCGAGGAGGCGCTCGACCTGCTCGAGAGCGGTGCGCTGACCGAAGGCCACGGCCGCGCGCTGCTCATGGCCGAGGACCACGCCGACCGTCGCCGCCTCGCCCGGGCCGCCGCCGACCAGGGCTGGTCGGTCCGCGTGCTGGAGGAGCAGGCCCGTCAGGCCGGCACGGCAGGAGCGCGGAGCGCCACGCGCGGACGGGCGGCGATCCACCCCGACCAGGCCGCCGCCGCCGAGGACATCGCCGCGGCGCTGGGCGCCGCGCTCGGCGCCGACCTGAAGGTCAAGCCCCGCGGCACGGGCTATCGGGTCGAACTGACGTTCGACTCGCCCGACGAGGCGCTGGCGCTCGCGGAGCGCCTCGGCGTGTCGGTCGGCTGA
- a CDS encoding M23 family metallopeptidase, with the protein MAAGSAQAADLRLPFACGAQFTGKTYSGHSPQNAIDYNGLGGGNSDLGMKIVAAGSGTVTKSLYYSKASNVGYGNAIEIRHGDGTRTFYAHLRDRKVKVGDKVSRGQLIGHLGNSSAKYNLLAHLHYEQRSSSGAVVKAQFNGRTAPEYARFGSAVSHKSDNCPKSTPGPSTPTPTPTPNPTPAPPSGGGIGVALPSISTRFRATVRTDNGLPVSARKDARTSAAVVRKFKNGDAVRIVCQKRGQTVTGKYGTSNLWDLVDLGGGRGAYITDTYVYTGRDGRVAPACP; encoded by the coding sequence GTGGCCGCCGGCTCGGCCCAGGCGGCCGACCTGCGCCTCCCGTTCGCCTGCGGCGCCCAGTTCACCGGCAAGACCTACTCCGGGCACAGCCCGCAGAACGCCATCGACTACAACGGCCTCGGCGGCGGCAACTCCGACCTCGGCATGAAGATCGTCGCCGCGGGCTCGGGCACGGTCACGAAGTCGCTCTACTACTCCAAGGCCTCCAACGTCGGCTACGGCAACGCGATCGAGATCCGTCACGGCGACGGGACCCGCACCTTCTACGCGCACCTGCGCGACCGCAAGGTCAAGGTCGGCGACAAGGTCTCGCGCGGCCAGCTCATCGGGCACCTCGGCAACTCGAGCGCCAAGTACAACCTGCTCGCCCACCTCCACTACGAGCAGCGCTCCTCCTCCGGCGCCGTCGTCAAGGCGCAGTTCAACGGCAGGACCGCTCCCGAGTACGCCCGCTTCGGCTCCGCGGTGAGCCACAAGAGCGACAACTGCCCGAAGTCCACCCCGGGGCCCTCCACGCCGACCCCGACGCCCACGCCCAACCCGACGCCCGCCCCGCCGAGCGGGGGCGGCATCGGCGTCGCGCTCCCGTCGATCAGCACGCGCTTCCGCGCGACCGTCCGCACCGACAACGGCCTGCCCGTCTCGGCGCGCAAGGACGCGCGCACCAGCGCGGCGGTCGTCCGCAAGTTCAAGAACGGTGACGCGGTGCGCATCGTCTGCCAGAAGCGCGGCCAGACGGTGACCGGCAAGTACGGCACCTCGAACCTGTGGGACCTCGTCGACCTCGGCGGCGGCCGCGGCGCGTACATCACCGACACCTACGTCTACACCGGGCGCGACGGGCGCGTCGCCCCCGCGTGCCCGTGA
- a CDS encoding glucosaminidase domain-containing protein: MPVSTVRRTALLLTAATATLGVAVPTAAQASRPPADGGGAVTGVTKTNPPNRLLVRKQPGRGAVIARLAPETRVAIRCQTSGPAVNGRFGRSRVWDQIATTAKGIGYVSDSYVFTGSDDLVAPVCGRKVSTGATKPGRIATERLPLIVRRAPNLSAGEVTRLAPGTRVRISCQTTGPAVAGTLGTSTLWNRITSPTTGFVPDSYVATGSDGRVAPPCRAASPPSTPAQPPEDQAPSPGGGPKPGQAEEGRCTSDVPFPLERAPANRGQFIDWYGDDASRSDRRTQVPAAVTLGQGILESGDGQHTAGANNYFGIKAASKGGDRYRWGDEAVGCVFRKTREVVNGQDVYVVAAFRLYRSATDSFVDHAEFLSESSRYRPAFGAKDDSREFVRRIQKAGYATDPKYSTLVIGLMDQNNLYRFDVR, encoded by the coding sequence GTGCCCGTGAGCACCGTGCGCCGCACCGCGCTCCTCCTCACCGCGGCCACCGCGACCCTCGGGGTCGCGGTGCCCACCGCGGCCCAGGCGTCCCGTCCGCCCGCGGACGGTGGAGGTGCCGTCACCGGCGTCACCAAGACCAACCCGCCCAACCGGCTGCTCGTCCGCAAGCAGCCGGGCCGGGGCGCGGTCATCGCGCGCCTCGCGCCCGAGACCCGGGTCGCGATCCGCTGCCAGACCAGCGGTCCGGCCGTGAACGGGCGCTTCGGCCGCTCCCGCGTCTGGGACCAGATCGCGACGACCGCCAAGGGCATCGGCTACGTCTCCGACTCCTACGTGTTCACGGGCAGCGACGACCTCGTCGCCCCCGTGTGCGGCCGGAAGGTCTCGACCGGCGCGACGAAGCCCGGACGCATCGCGACCGAGCGGCTGCCCCTGATCGTCCGCCGGGCCCCGAACCTGTCGGCCGGCGAGGTCACGCGCCTGGCGCCCGGCACGCGCGTGCGGATCAGCTGCCAGACCACGGGCCCGGCCGTCGCCGGCACGCTCGGCACCTCGACGCTGTGGAACCGCATCACGTCGCCGACCACGGGCTTCGTCCCGGACAGCTACGTGGCGACCGGCAGCGATGGGCGCGTCGCGCCCCCGTGTCGCGCCGCGTCCCCGCCGAGCACGCCCGCGCAGCCGCCCGAGGACCAGGCGCCGTCGCCCGGCGGCGGACCGAAGCCCGGACAGGCCGAGGAGGGCCGGTGCACGTCCGACGTGCCGTTCCCGCTCGAGCGCGCCCCCGCCAACCGCGGGCAGTTCATCGACTGGTACGGCGACGACGCGTCGCGCAGCGACCGGCGGACCCAGGTGCCCGCCGCGGTCACGCTCGGGCAGGGCATCCTCGAGTCCGGGGACGGCCAGCACACCGCCGGGGCCAACAACTACTTCGGCATCAAGGCGGCGTCCAAGGGCGGCGACCGCTACCGCTGGGGTGACGAGGCCGTCGGCTGCGTGTTCCGCAAGACCCGCGAGGTCGTCAACGGCCAGGACGTCTACGTGGTCGCCGCGTTCCGCCTGTACCGCTCGGCGACGGACTCGTTCGTCGACCACGCGGAGTTCCTGTCGGAGAGCAGCCGCTACCGGCCCGCGTTCGGCGCCAAGGACGACTCGCGCGAGTTCGTCCGGCGGATCCAGAAGGCCGGATACGCCACCGACCCGAAGTACAGCACCCTGGTCATCGGCCTGATGGACCAGAACAACCTGTACCGGTTCGACGTGCGCTGA
- a CDS encoding SDR family NAD(P)-dependent oxidoreductase, which translates to MAERVFLITGASSGIGEATARLLAREPDARVILVARREERLRALAASIGPAASWIAADLVDDDAPGRIRAHVEEHHGRLDLLVNNAGAAWRATFADGGYANVRRTMDLNFDAQLRLTEALLPLLRRSAPSAIVNVSSTAGRVSRAGSGAYSASKFALAGWSDALYAEERLHGVHVGLVLPGFVATEGFPAEELVANPRTRWLVSTPERAAEAIRSAGLGRRPERYVPRAYGIVAGLRAVTPWLVRRATAGGAASVLTTRTGADAADAAARAGGSVPR; encoded by the coding sequence ATGGCCGAGCGCGTGTTCCTCATCACCGGGGCGTCCAGCGGGATCGGGGAGGCGACCGCGCGTCTGCTCGCCCGCGAGCCCGACGCCCGCGTCATCCTCGTCGCGCGGCGCGAGGAGCGGCTGCGCGCGCTGGCGGCGAGCATCGGGCCGGCCGCCTCCTGGATCGCGGCCGACCTCGTCGACGACGACGCGCCGGGACGGATCCGCGCGCACGTCGAGGAGCACCACGGCCGGCTCGACCTGCTGGTCAACAACGCGGGCGCCGCGTGGCGCGCGACGTTCGCGGACGGCGGCTACGCGAACGTGCGACGGACGATGGACCTGAACTTCGACGCGCAGCTGCGGCTCACCGAGGCGCTCCTGCCGCTGCTGCGCCGCTCCGCGCCCAGCGCGATCGTCAACGTGTCGAGCACGGCCGGCCGCGTGTCGCGCGCGGGCAGCGGCGCGTACAGCGCCTCGAAGTTCGCGCTGGCGGGCTGGTCCGACGCGCTCTACGCCGAGGAGCGCCTGCACGGCGTCCACGTCGGCCTGGTGCTCCCGGGCTTCGTGGCCACCGAGGGCTTCCCGGCCGAGGAGCTCGTCGCCAACCCGCGGACGCGCTGGCTCGTCTCCACGCCGGAGCGGGCCGCCGAGGCGATCCGCTCCGCGGGCCTGGGTCGGCGCCCCGAGCGGTACGTGCCGCGCGCCTACGGCATCGTCGCCGGGCTGCGCGCGGTGACCCCGTGGCTCGTGCGACGCGCGACGGCGGGCGGGGCCGCGTCGGTGCTCACCACCAGGACGGGCGCGGACGCGGCGGACGCTGCCGCGCGCGCGGGCGGCTCCGTGCCGCGCTAG
- a CDS encoding response regulator, giving the protein MTAGPLRIVLCDDVPELRTLMRFGVEEDGDMTVVGEAGEAQACVELVGREQPDGILLDLSMPGIDGLQAIPLLRAAAPAMVIVVFSGFSADRMEGLTREVGADRYVEKGADMETVRAALRGAVADRAAARGA; this is encoded by the coding sequence ATGACCGCGGGACCGCTGCGGATCGTGCTCTGCGACGACGTGCCCGAACTGCGCACGCTGATGCGCTTCGGCGTCGAGGAGGACGGGGACATGACCGTCGTCGGGGAGGCCGGGGAGGCCCAGGCGTGCGTCGAGCTCGTCGGGCGCGAGCAGCCCGACGGGATCCTGCTGGACCTGTCGATGCCCGGCATCGACGGGCTGCAGGCGATCCCGCTGCTGCGCGCCGCCGCCCCCGCGATGGTGATCGTCGTGTTCAGCGGCTTCTCGGCGGACCGGATGGAGGGCCTGACCCGCGAGGTCGGCGCCGACCGCTACGTCGAGAAGGGCGCGGACATGGAGACGGTCCGCGCCGCGCTCCGGGGCGCGGTCGCCGATCGGGCCGCCGCGCGCGGGGCGTAG
- a CDS encoding sensor histidine kinase, translated as MRRPEPDPSPAAPTVLPVEPQTLLLTMVRAVGDAIVIADETGTITMWTGAAEQIFGWRADEAVGRPVTTIVPERLRDAHHAGLRRVADGGERRVVGRGPVEVIGLRRDGSEFPVELTLASDVHDGRRFHAAIMRDVSARHAAASELQAALRELERSNAELQQFASVASHDLHEPLRIVDGYLGLLRRRTAGQLDDTSVEFIDNAVGAVGRMQTLIDDLLRYARAGAGTAGAAEVDLAEVAGEALARIAASVEAAGAHVELGELPVVHGDASLLRQVLQNLLANAVKFRREDRTPHVRVGARRLDDAWEISVVDNGIGVDDEAARRIFAMFGRGRGAGRDRAGSGIGLALCKRAVEAHGGVIRVLHAPDGGSDFRFTLPDHTETPT; from the coding sequence ATGCGTCGTCCCGAACCGGATCCGTCACCCGCCGCCCCGACCGTCCTGCCGGTCGAGCCGCAGACGCTCCTGCTCACGATGGTCCGCGCCGTCGGCGACGCGATCGTCATCGCCGACGAGACCGGAACGATCACGATGTGGACCGGCGCGGCCGAGCAGATCTTCGGCTGGCGGGCCGACGAGGCCGTCGGCCGACCCGTCACGACGATCGTCCCCGAGCGGCTGCGCGACGCGCACCATGCCGGTCTGCGACGGGTTGCGGACGGGGGCGAGCGACGCGTCGTCGGTCGGGGCCCGGTCGAGGTGATCGGCCTGCGCCGTGACGGCAGCGAGTTCCCCGTCGAGCTGACGCTGGCCAGCGACGTGCACGACGGCCGACGCTTCCACGCCGCGATCATGCGCGACGTCAGCGCCCGGCACGCCGCCGCGAGCGAGCTGCAGGCGGCCCTGCGCGAGCTCGAGCGCTCCAACGCGGAGCTCCAGCAGTTCGCGTCCGTCGCGTCGCACGACCTGCACGAGCCGCTGCGGATCGTCGACGGGTACCTCGGCCTGCTGCGGCGGCGCACCGCCGGGCAGCTCGACGACACGTCGGTCGAGTTCATCGACAACGCGGTCGGCGCGGTCGGCCGGATGCAGACCCTGATCGACGACCTGCTGCGGTACGCGCGCGCGGGCGCGGGGACCGCCGGGGCGGCGGAGGTCGACCTCGCCGAGGTGGCCGGGGAGGCGCTCGCCCGGATCGCCGCGAGCGTCGAGGCCGCGGGGGCCCACGTCGAGCTCGGGGAGCTGCCGGTCGTCCATGGGGACGCGTCGCTGCTGCGCCAGGTGCTCCAGAACCTGCTCGCCAACGCGGTGAAGTTCCGGCGCGAGGACCGGACCCCGCACGTGCGCGTCGGCGCCCGGCGACTCGACGACGCCTGGGAGATCTCCGTGGTCGACAACGGCATCGGCGTCGACGACGAGGCCGCCCGGCGGATCTTCGCGATGTTCGGGCGCGGCCGCGGCGCCGGGCGCGACCGGGCGGGTAGCGGCATCGGCCTGGCGCTGTGCAAGCGCGCCGTCGAGGCACACGGCGGCGTCATCCGGGTCCTGCACGCCCCCGACGGCGGCTCGGACTTCCGCTTCACGCTCCCCGACCACACGGAGACCCCGACATGA
- a CDS encoding bifunctional nuclease family protein, with the protein MVIYGVSFDMVGKQPIVLLKTVDSNKFLPIWIGHPEAAAILMKLQGATTPRPMTHDLLVDMLGELEVKCAKVQVTELRDNTFFASITLSAGGREVEIDSRPSDALALAVRSGAPIFAADEVIAESAIEFEHEVEDTEEVVDRFKDFLDQVSPEDFLGGE; encoded by the coding sequence ATGGTCATCTACGGCGTGAGCTTCGACATGGTCGGCAAGCAGCCGATCGTGCTGCTCAAGACCGTCGACAGCAACAAGTTCCTGCCGATCTGGATCGGGCACCCCGAGGCCGCCGCGATCCTCATGAAGCTGCAGGGCGCGACGACGCCGCGGCCGATGACGCACGACCTGCTCGTGGACATGCTCGGCGAGCTCGAGGTCAAGTGCGCCAAGGTCCAGGTGACCGAACTGCGCGACAACACGTTCTTCGCGTCGATCACGCTCTCGGCCGGTGGTCGCGAGGTCGAGATCGACTCGCGCCCCAGCGACGCGCTCGCGCTCGCGGTGCGCTCCGGTGCGCCCATCTTCGCCGCGGACGAGGTCATCGCCGAGTCGGCGATCGAGTTCGAGCACGAGGTCGAGGACACCGAGGAGGTCGTCGACCGGTTCAAGGACTTCCTGGACCAGGTCAGCCCCGAGGACTTCCTCGGCGGCGAGTAG
- a CDS encoding D-alanine--D-alanine ligase family protein → MGRRKLSVAVLKGGRSLERGVSLTSGARVEDALERRGHRVVGIDVGHDLVARLRAADPDVAFVALHGRDGEDGTVQELLEVLGIPYTGSGVSACIRCTDKVLAKHAMRDAGIPTPDFLSFNETAFKELGAAEALGAIEERLGFPLVVKPADQGSALGIKFAADAAAVPGALVAGFSYSTKILLERHVTGTDLAVSVLGDEALPVVQAIPADAGAYDFEARYNIGNTTFVCPADLPAETTAQAQELALAVHRLLGCQGFSRVDLMRDDATGELTVLEANAVPGLTETSLMPLAAEAAGIGFDELIGRIVGLALD, encoded by the coding sequence GTGGGCCGGCGGAAGCTGTCGGTCGCGGTGCTCAAGGGCGGCCGCTCGCTGGAGCGCGGCGTCTCCCTGACCTCGGGCGCCCGTGTCGAGGACGCACTGGAGCGCCGCGGCCACCGGGTCGTGGGCATCGACGTCGGGCACGACCTCGTCGCGCGGCTGCGCGCCGCCGATCCGGACGTCGCGTTCGTCGCGCTGCACGGCCGCGACGGCGAGGACGGCACCGTGCAGGAGCTGCTCGAGGTCCTCGGCATCCCGTACACCGGCTCGGGCGTCAGCGCGTGCATCCGCTGCACCGACAAGGTGCTCGCCAAGCACGCGATGCGCGACGCCGGGATCCCGACGCCCGACTTCCTGTCGTTCAACGAGACCGCGTTCAAGGAGCTCGGCGCGGCCGAGGCGCTCGGGGCGATCGAGGAGCGGCTCGGCTTCCCGCTCGTCGTCAAGCCGGCCGACCAGGGCTCGGCGCTGGGCATCAAGTTCGCGGCCGACGCGGCCGCCGTCCCCGGCGCGCTCGTCGCCGGCTTCTCCTACTCGACGAAGATCCTGCTCGAGCGGCACGTCACCGGCACCGATCTCGCCGTGTCGGTGCTCGGCGACGAGGCGCTCCCGGTCGTGCAGGCGATCCCCGCCGACGCCGGGGCCTACGACTTCGAGGCCCGCTACAACATCGGCAACACGACGTTCGTGTGCCCCGCCGACCTGCCCGCGGAGACCACGGCGCAGGCCCAGGAGCTCGCGCTGGCGGTCCACCGCCTGCTCGGCTGCCAGGGCTTCTCGCGCGTCGACCTCATGCGCGACGACGCGACCGGCGAGCTGACCGTGCTCGAGGCCAACGCGGTCCCCGGGCTGACCGAGACGTCGCTGATGCCGCTCGCCGCCGAGGCGGCCGGCATCGGCTTCGACGAGCTGATCGGCCGGATCGTCGGCCTCGCGCTCGACTGA